The following proteins are encoded in a genomic region of Variovorax paradoxus:
- a CDS encoding YncE family protein, whose amino-acid sequence MTGYATPVRTGFAATVLCCAAAWAWAAPFAYITNQGSHDVSVIDLASQQVVATVPVGRSPAGVVASSRAGRAFVSNPDSKTISVIDMRLQKVVNTLRAGDGPVGIDISGDGKHLYVADWYSSRLLLFDALTAKASKPLASIAVGHAPAGVAAHSDGATVFVAERDDDSVAVVDTAARRVAARVGVGSHPFALLYDAPRSRLYALNVQSNDVSVIDLRDVRRPAVIATVKVGKAPYGAALAQGGALLYVTNQHEDTVSVIDTASLKVLRTLPGFGYPEGIAAHGDRVYVVNWMDDNVQVLDAASGQKLKTIATGQNSRGFGAFIGAPIEP is encoded by the coding sequence ATGACGGGTTACGCAACACCTGTGCGCACCGGGTTTGCAGCGACGGTGCTCTGCTGCGCCGCGGCCTGGGCCTGGGCCGCGCCTTTTGCCTACATCACCAACCAGGGCAGCCATGACGTGTCGGTGATCGACCTGGCATCGCAGCAGGTGGTTGCCACTGTTCCGGTGGGCCGGTCGCCGGCCGGTGTGGTGGCCTCCAGCCGCGCGGGCCGGGCCTTCGTTTCCAACCCCGACAGCAAGACGATCTCGGTCATCGACATGCGCCTGCAGAAGGTGGTGAACACGCTGCGGGCGGGAGACGGGCCGGTGGGCATCGACATTTCGGGCGACGGCAAACACCTGTACGTGGCCGATTGGTACAGCAGCCGGCTGCTGCTGTTCGACGCACTGACTGCCAAAGCCTCGAAGCCCTTGGCCTCGATTGCCGTCGGCCATGCGCCGGCGGGCGTGGCCGCACATTCCGACGGCGCCACCGTGTTCGTGGCCGAGCGCGACGACGACAGCGTGGCCGTGGTCGACACCGCAGCCCGCCGGGTGGCGGCACGCGTGGGCGTCGGCAGCCATCCGTTCGCGCTGCTCTACGACGCTCCGCGCTCCCGGCTCTACGCGCTCAACGTGCAGAGCAACGACGTGTCGGTGATCGACCTGCGCGACGTTCGCCGGCCGGCTGTCATTGCAACAGTGAAGGTGGGCAAGGCCCCTTACGGCGCGGCGCTGGCTCAGGGCGGCGCGCTGCTCTATGTGACCAACCAGCACGAAGACACCGTCAGCGTGATCGACACGGCCTCGCTGAAGGTGCTGCGCACCCTCCCCGGCTTCGGGTATCCCGAAGGCATTGCCGCGCACGGCGACCGCGTGTATGTCGTCAACTGGATGGACGACAACGTGCAAGTGCTCGACGCCGCGAGCGGACAGAAGCTCAAGACCATTGCCACGGGGCAGAACAGCCGCGGGTTCGGCGCCTTCATCGGCGCGCCGATCGAGCCCTGA
- a CDS encoding SRPBCC family protein — MLTHPSSRRALSVVLASLLLAASSASLAHGPTRQKASEKVTIEAPADAVWAKIKNFNALKDWHPAVADSPADKGNAEGSVRTVKLKDGGTLVETLESYDDAQKKYSYRAKDGGALPVTNYTSTLSVVADGGKSVVEWRGAFYRGFPNNNPPPELNDEAALKAVTGVYRGGLANLKKMMESK; from the coding sequence ATGCTGACTCATCCTTCCAGCCGACGAGCTCTTTCTGTCGTTCTCGCATCCCTTCTTCTCGCCGCATCCTCTGCCAGCCTGGCCCATGGGCCGACGCGCCAGAAGGCCAGCGAGAAAGTCACCATCGAGGCGCCGGCCGATGCGGTGTGGGCAAAGATCAAGAACTTCAACGCCCTGAAGGACTGGCATCCCGCGGTGGCGGACAGCCCCGCCGACAAGGGCAACGCCGAAGGCTCGGTCCGCACCGTCAAGCTCAAGGATGGCGGCACGCTCGTCGAAACGCTCGAAAGCTACGACGACGCACAGAAGAAATACAGCTACCGCGCCAAGGACGGCGGCGCGCTGCCGGTCACCAACTACACCTCCACCCTGAGCGTGGTGGCGGACGGCGGCAAGTCTGTCGTCGAATGGCGCGGCGCGTTCTACCGCGGCTTTCCCAATAACAATCCGCCGCCGGAACTCAACGACGAAGCCGCGCTCAAGGCCGTGACCGGTGTGTACCGCGGCGGCCTTGCCAACCTCAAGAAGATGATGGAATCGAAATAG
- a CDS encoding AAA family ATPase has protein sequence MGTEEQLEDWRRLALRLESEVAKAIIGQAETIRLINVALFARGHVLLEGDVGVGKTTVLRAFSRAIGGDFERVEGTVDLMPGDLIYHTYVDAEGRPRIDPGPLLRHGERLVTFFFNEINRARPQVQSLLLRAMAERTVSAFDREYSFPHMTVFADRNKVEREETFELASAARDRFMFELNMPKPADRGIRQSLVFDTAYHDTESLIDKVAPAILPWDRLNAIGAEVQRSVSASETIERYVLDVWEATEAPQKFGLRLDGVDMDRLILAGASPRGMSALLRAARTVAWLEGRSHLEPADLAAVLPSVLGHRVFFTPVYELRRAELSEALVAQIMDKIAAP, from the coding sequence ATGGGCACCGAAGAACAACTCGAAGACTGGAGACGCCTCGCGCTGCGCCTCGAGAGCGAAGTCGCGAAAGCGATCATCGGGCAGGCCGAGACGATCCGGCTCATCAACGTGGCGCTGTTCGCGCGCGGCCACGTGCTGCTCGAGGGCGACGTGGGGGTGGGCAAGACGACCGTGCTGCGCGCTTTTTCGCGCGCCATCGGCGGCGATTTCGAGCGTGTGGAGGGCACGGTCGACCTGATGCCGGGCGATCTGATCTATCACACCTACGTCGATGCCGAAGGGCGGCCCCGCATCGACCCGGGGCCGCTGCTGCGCCACGGCGAACGGCTGGTCACTTTCTTTTTCAACGAGATCAACCGGGCCCGGCCACAGGTGCAATCGCTGCTGTTGCGCGCCATGGCCGAGCGCACGGTATCGGCCTTCGACCGCGAGTACAGCTTTCCCCACATGACGGTGTTTGCCGACCGCAACAAGGTCGAGCGCGAAGAGACTTTCGAGCTGGCTTCGGCGGCGCGCGACCGGTTCATGTTCGAGCTGAACATGCCCAAGCCCGCCGACCGCGGCATTCGCCAGTCGCTGGTGTTCGATACGGCCTACCACGACACCGAAAGCCTGATCGACAAGGTGGCGCCCGCCATCCTGCCCTGGGACCGGCTCAACGCCATCGGCGCAGAGGTGCAGCGCAGCGTGAGTGCGAGCGAGACCATCGAGCGCTATGTGCTCGATGTGTGGGAGGCCACCGAAGCGCCGCAGAAGTTCGGCCTCCGGCTCGACGGCGTGGACATGGACCGCCTGATCCTCGCCGGTGCCAGCCCGCGCGGCATGAGCGCGCTGCTGCGCGCCGCGCGCACGGTGGCCTGGCTCGAGGGGCGCTCGCACCTGGAACCGGCCGATCTTGCGGCGGTGCTGCCCTCGGTGCTCGGCCACCGCGTGTTCTTTACGCCGGTGTACGAGTTGCGCCGTGCTGAGCTGTCGGAGGCGCTGGTGGCGCAGATCATGGACAAGATCGCGGCGCCGTGA
- a CDS encoding DUF58 domain-containing protein, which produces MERIDEFHYQLPRRFGGWRPGAQRGLSQGSGQEFAAHRRLFDHPDPRRIDLRASVCDGRGDWLVRIHRLRVAIPVHVVVDVSASMHFGAERRKLDVVADLVEALGYSAFRAGDTVGLLAFDQREREDLFVPARHSRGNGSLMARMLRECRATTGAPPTDDWALAGLRRATERLVGRGGLVFLASDFHWSIDALGELLAQFAPACVVPLVVWDPAEMEPPDARALVALSDAETGVRRSLWMRESLRARWRESVAKRRAELNALFNAHGMPPFHLNGRFDAEALTRYFMETTA; this is translated from the coding sequence ATGGAGCGCATCGACGAATTCCACTACCAGCTGCCGCGCCGCTTTGGCGGTTGGCGGCCGGGTGCGCAGCGCGGCCTGAGCCAGGGCAGCGGGCAGGAATTTGCCGCGCACCGGCGGTTGTTCGACCACCCGGACCCACGCCGCATCGATCTGCGCGCCAGCGTGTGCGACGGCCGCGGCGACTGGCTGGTGCGCATTCATCGGCTGCGCGTGGCCATCCCCGTGCATGTGGTGGTGGATGTGTCGGCCTCGATGCATTTCGGCGCCGAGCGGCGCAAACTCGACGTGGTGGCCGACTTGGTCGAGGCGCTGGGCTACAGCGCATTTCGCGCCGGCGACACGGTCGGCCTGCTGGCCTTCGACCAGCGCGAACGCGAAGACCTCTTTGTGCCCGCGCGCCACAGCCGCGGCAACGGCAGCCTGATGGCACGCATGCTGCGCGAGTGCCGTGCGACAACCGGTGCGCCGCCCACCGACGACTGGGCCTTGGCGGGCCTGCGGCGCGCCACCGAACGCCTGGTGGGCCGCGGCGGACTGGTGTTCCTGGCTTCGGACTTTCACTGGTCGATCGACGCACTCGGCGAACTGCTCGCGCAGTTCGCACCGGCCTGCGTCGTTCCGCTGGTGGTCTGGGACCCGGCGGAAATGGAGCCGCCGGACGCTCGCGCGCTGGTCGCCTTGAGCGATGCCGAAACCGGCGTGCGGCGCAGCCTGTGGATGCGCGAATCGCTGCGCGCGCGGTGGCGCGAGTCGGTCGCAAAGCGGCGCGCCGAACTCAACGCCTTGTTCAACGCGCACGGCATGCCGCCCTTTCACCTGAACGGCCGTTTCGACGCCGAAGCGCTCACGCGGTACTTCATGGAGACGACGGCATGA
- a CDS encoding calcium incorporation protein MxaA, whose translation MNRLFAAVLALAIAAGAASAATVEQPRAFGHVIGDVLTQRVLLEQAGQPLRPGAMPSAARIDLWLERRPSRIETDAEGRRWLAIDYQIINAPRTLTAVSLPALSIATASGAALALPAWPVSIGPLTPLEVPGQGDLQPLRPDRPVAALPTYAVERHLKLSFLALLAVLLAWLAWWAWRNAREAQQLPFAHAWRELKRIGDPASPEAWRVVHRALNRSAGRVVHGASLPRLLADAPYLRPLQPRLEDFYRESTRRFFFAESAAASAEAHAAYPLKPLCRALRNAEKRHRH comes from the coding sequence ATGAACCGGCTCTTTGCGGCCGTGCTGGCGCTCGCCATTGCTGCCGGCGCGGCAAGCGCCGCCACGGTCGAGCAGCCCCGCGCTTTCGGCCATGTGATCGGCGACGTTCTCACGCAGCGCGTGCTGCTTGAGCAGGCCGGCCAGCCGCTGCGCCCCGGCGCAATGCCCAGCGCTGCGCGCATCGACCTGTGGCTCGAACGCAGGCCGTCGCGCATCGAGACTGATGCCGAGGGGCGGCGCTGGCTGGCCATCGACTACCAGATCATCAACGCCCCGCGCACGCTGACCGCCGTCTCGCTGCCGGCGCTCAGCATTGCGACCGCATCGGGCGCGGCGCTGGCACTGCCTGCCTGGCCGGTCAGCATCGGCCCGCTGACACCGCTCGAAGTGCCGGGGCAAGGCGATCTGCAGCCGCTGCGGCCGGACCGCCCCGTGGCGGCGCTTCCGACCTACGCCGTCGAACGGCACCTGAAGCTCTCGTTCCTCGCACTGCTGGCGGTGCTTCTGGCATGGCTCGCCTGGTGGGCGTGGCGCAACGCCCGCGAAGCGCAGCAGCTTCCGTTCGCGCACGCCTGGCGCGAGCTGAAACGCATCGGCGACCCCGCCAGCCCCGAAGCATGGCGCGTGGTGCACCGCGCGCTGAACCGGAGCGCCGGCCGCGTGGTGCACGGCGCCAGCCTGCCGCGGCTGCTGGCGGATGCACCCTATTTGCGGCCGCTGCAGCCGCGTCTCGAAGATTTCTATCGCGAGTCGACGCGGCGCTTCTTCTTTGCCGAGAGCGCCGCCGCGTCGGCAGAGGCTCACGCCGCCTATCCGCTCAAGCCGCTGTGCCGTGCCCTGCGCAATGCGGAAAAGCGCCACCGGCATTGA
- a CDS encoding vWA domain-containing protein: MRFDLAQPWMLALLPLALLPLLRRRSDTLGFSYLAWLPSDRIGRLVGFLWRAFAVGAMVFTVLGLAGPGQSGAVVERPGRGAEVLILMDRSSSMDATVHTNGLQTAGRMSQEPKAKVVRDLLGEFVAKRPDNRFAFMTFSTVPIVAVPFTQKTDTVQAALAATAIGRGLPETRMGAALLAAIEEFEGRSYSGSRVILVVSDGGAQLDEATRQRVHAGLAREKIGLYWIYVRSGPNSPNLNTETVSAYGLGEELALHQFFKTLSTPYRLYQVDDSNAMAAAMAEIDRQQNFPLTIHERVPRRDHGAAFYVAAMLCCAGLLACRAVQLQSWRKNA, from the coding sequence ATGCGCTTCGACCTCGCCCAGCCCTGGATGCTCGCTTTGCTTCCGCTCGCGCTGCTGCCGCTCTTGCGCCGGCGCAGCGACACGCTGGGCTTCTCCTACCTGGCCTGGCTGCCGTCGGATCGCATCGGCCGCCTTGTCGGTTTTCTGTGGCGTGCGTTCGCGGTCGGCGCCATGGTGTTCACCGTTCTCGGCCTTGCGGGACCCGGGCAGTCGGGCGCGGTGGTCGAGCGGCCCGGGCGCGGCGCGGAGGTGCTCATTCTCATGGACCGCAGCAGCAGCATGGACGCCACCGTTCACACCAACGGCCTGCAGACCGCGGGCCGCATGTCGCAGGAGCCCAAGGCCAAGGTCGTGCGCGACCTGCTGGGCGAATTCGTCGCCAAGCGGCCCGACAACCGGTTTGCCTTCATGACCTTCAGCACGGTGCCGATCGTGGCGGTGCCCTTCACGCAGAAGACGGACACCGTGCAGGCCGCGCTCGCCGCCACGGCCATCGGCCGCGGCTTGCCTGAAACCCGCATGGGCGCCGCGCTGCTGGCGGCCATCGAAGAGTTCGAAGGCCGCAGCTATTCGGGCAGCCGCGTGATCCTGGTCGTCTCGGACGGCGGCGCCCAGCTCGACGAGGCGACGCGCCAGCGCGTTCATGCCGGCCTGGCGCGCGAGAAGATCGGCCTCTACTGGATCTACGTGCGCAGCGGCCCCAACTCGCCCAACCTCAACACCGAAACGGTGTCGGCCTATGGCCTCGGCGAAGAACTGGCGCTGCACCAGTTCTTCAAGACATTGAGCACGCCCTACCGGCTCTACCAGGTGGACGATTCCAACGCCATGGCGGCCGCCATGGCCGAGATCGACCGTCAGCAGAATTTTCCGCTGACGATTCACGAGCGCGTGCCGCGGCGCGACCACGGCGCTGCCTTCTATGTTGCGGCGATGCTGTGCTGCGCCGGCCTGCTCGCCTGCCGTGCCGTGCAACTGCAGAGCTGGCGGAAAAACGCATGA
- a CDS encoding MxaK protein, producing MKRRTVHLMFGVLSLCCVGTALERGLRLRQTMDLNAEIARIAAAPVGKDAAPAPVSAPRQLQLAQALALSKAGAHDAALKGYAALIQGGERDPVAQEALFNLGNMYLRQGMAQEAGALPLFELGKQRLRDLLRAAPQDWDARYNLERALRLAPEDQEAFSAEQQPAHEQRRVRVPGFVAGDLP from the coding sequence ATGAAGCGGCGTACCGTTCACCTGATGTTCGGTGTGTTGAGCCTGTGCTGCGTCGGCACGGCATTGGAGCGCGGGTTGCGCCTGCGCCAGACGATGGACCTCAACGCGGAGATCGCCCGCATCGCGGCCGCCCCGGTCGGCAAGGACGCGGCGCCCGCACCCGTATCGGCGCCGCGCCAACTGCAGCTTGCACAAGCACTGGCGCTGTCCAAAGCCGGGGCGCACGATGCCGCGCTCAAGGGCTACGCGGCGCTGATCCAGGGCGGCGAGCGCGACCCTGTGGCGCAGGAGGCGCTTTTCAACCTCGGCAACATGTACCTGCGCCAGGGCATGGCGCAAGAGGCCGGCGCCCTGCCCCTGTTCGAACTGGGCAAGCAGCGGCTGCGCGACCTGCTGCGCGCCGCGCCGCAGGACTGGGATGCGCGCTACAACCTGGAGCGTGCGCTGCGCCTCGCGCCCGAAGACCAGGAAGCCTTTTCCGCCGAGCAGCAGCCGGCGCACGAGCAGCGGCGGGTCCGGGTTCCGGGCTTTGTTGCCGGGGACCTGCCGTGA
- a CDS encoding MxaL protein, translated as MRRFGGSTGNGPLLLALLLLALAVWPPRLQLQRPVFNWQVSFDITQSMNVEDVELNHAAASRLALARAAMRDVLGALPCGSKVGWSVFADYRSVVILTPVEVCSHYEELLASLERIDGRMRWANASNVSKGVTWAVRGARSIGPDTSFVFISDGQESPPLRINETPPMTDIKPGDVKGWLVGVGGDVPVPIPKTGSSGEPAGYWRADEVVQGSAMGGTLNHEHLSELRQDHLRSLAELVGVNYRRLTQPDALMSAMLDRRYAQQVPTDTDLRWIPALLALLLLAWRFAPDFGWLRERRPMAREKKAAERFQPRGLTRPA; from the coding sequence TTGCGGCGCTTCGGCGGCAGCACCGGCAACGGGCCGCTGCTGCTCGCCCTGCTGCTGCTGGCGCTGGCCGTCTGGCCGCCGCGCTTGCAGCTGCAGCGCCCGGTGTTCAACTGGCAGGTGAGCTTCGACATCACGCAGAGCATGAACGTCGAAGATGTGGAGCTCAACCACGCGGCGGCGAGCCGGCTCGCGCTCGCGCGTGCGGCCATGCGCGACGTGCTGGGTGCGCTGCCCTGCGGCTCGAAGGTGGGTTGGAGCGTTTTTGCGGACTACCGCTCGGTGGTGATCCTCACGCCGGTCGAGGTCTGCAGCCACTATGAAGAACTGCTGGCCTCGCTCGAACGCATCGACGGGCGCATGCGCTGGGCCAATGCCAGCAACGTCAGCAAGGGCGTGACCTGGGCGGTGCGCGGTGCGCGCAGCATCGGGCCGGATACGAGTTTCGTCTTCATCAGCGACGGCCAGGAGTCGCCGCCGCTGCGCATCAACGAGACCCCGCCGATGACGGACATCAAGCCCGGCGACGTGAAGGGCTGGCTCGTCGGCGTGGGCGGCGATGTGCCGGTGCCCATTCCCAAGACCGGCAGCAGCGGCGAGCCCGCGGGCTACTGGCGGGCCGACGAGGTGGTGCAAGGCTCGGCCATGGGCGGCACGCTGAATCACGAGCATCTTTCGGAGCTGCGGCAAGACCATTTGCGCTCGCTCGCCGAACTGGTGGGTGTGAACTACCGGCGCCTGACCCAACCGGATGCGCTGATGAGCGCCATGCTCGATCGCCGCTATGCGCAGCAGGTGCCGACCGATACCGACCTGCGGTGGATTCCCGCGCTGCTCGCGTTGCTGCTGCTGGCATGGCGGTTTGCGCCGGATTTCGGCTGGCTGCGCGAACGGCGGCCGATGGCGCGGGAGAAGAAAGCGGCCGAACGCTTTCAGCCGCGCGGCCTCACGCGTCCGGCGTGA
- the pqqE gene encoding pyrroloquinoline quinone biosynthesis protein PqqE, which produces MTNAAPRPGPPLWLLAELTYRCPLHCVFCFNPVDFARQEDELGTDDWLRVLREGRELGAVQCGLSGGEPLLRDDLDIIIAEAARLGYYTNLLTSGVGLTAQRAAALKAAGLDHVQLSFQDSTREMNDFLSHTKTFELKNRVAKIIKDQGWPMVLNVVIHRMNIDHIDRIIEMAHEMGAEYLELANTQYYSWAFVNRDQLLPTHEQLRHAEEVTDAWRKRLGERMRIFFVAPDYHEGKAKKCVNGWGSMFLTVAPDGTALPCHTAKMLPGLEFPNVKAHSVRDIWFDSEGFNRYRGTGWMKEPCASCDQREQDLGGCRCQAYLLAQDAAAADPVCAKSPDHHRVVEAVERAAARDPAAPVEHPLVFRDPASSRRLSAALVTPDA; this is translated from the coding sequence ATGACAAATGCGGCACCCCGCCCCGGACCGCCGCTCTGGCTGCTGGCCGAGCTGACCTACCGCTGTCCGCTGCATTGCGTGTTCTGCTTCAACCCGGTCGACTTCGCCCGGCAAGAGGACGAGCTCGGCACCGACGACTGGCTGCGGGTGCTGCGCGAAGGCCGCGAACTCGGCGCGGTGCAGTGCGGCTTGTCGGGCGGCGAGCCGCTGCTGCGCGACGACCTCGATATCATCATTGCCGAGGCCGCGCGCCTGGGCTACTACACCAACCTGCTGACCTCGGGCGTCGGCCTCACGGCGCAGCGCGCCGCCGCGCTCAAGGCTGCGGGCCTGGACCACGTGCAGCTGTCGTTCCAGGATTCCACGCGCGAGATGAACGACTTTCTCTCGCACACCAAGACCTTCGAACTGAAGAACCGGGTCGCGAAGATCATCAAGGACCAGGGCTGGCCGATGGTGCTGAACGTGGTGATCCACCGCATGAACATCGACCACATCGACCGCATCATCGAGATGGCGCACGAGATGGGCGCCGAGTACCTCGAGCTTGCCAACACGCAGTACTACTCGTGGGCCTTCGTGAACCGCGACCAGTTGCTGCCCACGCACGAGCAGCTGCGCCATGCCGAGGAGGTGACCGATGCCTGGCGCAAGCGGCTCGGCGAGCGCATGCGCATCTTCTTCGTGGCGCCCGACTACCACGAGGGCAAGGCCAAGAAATGCGTCAACGGCTGGGGCAGCATGTTCCTTACCGTGGCGCCCGACGGCACCGCGCTGCCGTGCCACACCGCCAAGATGCTGCCGGGCCTCGAGTTTCCGAACGTGAAGGCGCACAGCGTGCGCGACATCTGGTTCGACTCGGAAGGCTTCAACCGCTACCGCGGAACCGGCTGGATGAAGGAGCCCTGCGCGAGCTGCGACCAGCGCGAGCAAGACCTGGGCGGCTGCCGCTGCCAGGCCTACCTGCTGGCGCAGGATGCGGCCGCGGCCGATCCGGTGTGCGCGAAGAGCCCGGACCACCACCGCGTGGTCGAGGCGGTGGAGCGTGCGGCTGCGCGAGACCCCGCGGCGCCGGTCGAGCATCCGCTGGTGTTTCGCGATCCGGCCAGTTCGCGCCGGCTTTCCGCCGCGCTGGTCACGCCGGACGCGTGA
- the pqqD gene encoding pyrroloquinoline quinone biosynthesis peptide chaperone PqqD: MTEAKTMLAAESKPRVGPGFRLQWEPAQDCHVLLYPEGMVRLNGSAGEIMKRCDGERSVAQIVADLEQAFDTTGLEPEVRGFVEMAAQQNWLRWDPA, from the coding sequence ATGACCGAGGCCAAGACCATGCTTGCCGCCGAAAGCAAACCCCGCGTCGGCCCCGGCTTTCGCCTGCAATGGGAGCCGGCGCAAGACTGCCATGTGCTGCTGTACCCCGAGGGCATGGTGCGGCTGAACGGCAGCGCGGGCGAGATCATGAAGCGCTGCGACGGCGAGCGCAGCGTCGCGCAGATCGTGGCCGACCTGGAACAAGCCTTCGACACCACCGGGCTCGAACCCGAGGTGCGCGGCTTCGTCGAAATGGCGGCGCAGCAGAACTGGCTGCGCTGGGACCCTGCATGA
- the pqqC gene encoding pyrroloquinoline-quinone synthase PqqC — MHADRIQDPFRPATGSEQAAPAWGREEFEAKLRERGRSYHIHHPFNVMLNSGRATPEQIRGWVANRFYYQIAIPIKDGAVISNCPDPEVRRGWVQRILDHDGFELGGIKDEGGIEAWLRLAEAVGLSREEVLDLRHVVPAMRFAVDAYVNFARRAPWQEAVCSSLTELFAPEIHKQRLATWPEHYAWIEPGGLSYFRNRVSQARRDVEQGLAITLGHFDTRALQERALEVLQFKLDILWAMNDAMATRYGVTEATA; from the coding sequence ATGCACGCCGACAGAATCCAGGACCCGTTCCGCCCGGCCACCGGGAGCGAGCAAGCTGCGCCGGCGTGGGGCCGTGAAGAGTTCGAAGCCAAGCTGCGCGAGCGCGGCCGCAGCTATCACATCCATCATCCGTTCAACGTCATGCTCAACAGCGGCCGTGCCACGCCCGAGCAGATTCGCGGCTGGGTGGCCAACCGCTTCTACTACCAGATCGCGATCCCCATCAAGGACGGCGCGGTGATCTCGAACTGCCCCGATCCCGAGGTGCGGCGCGGCTGGGTGCAGCGCATTCTCGACCACGACGGTTTCGAACTTGGCGGCATCAAGGACGAAGGCGGCATCGAAGCCTGGCTGCGCCTGGCCGAAGCCGTGGGACTTTCGCGCGAAGAGGTGCTCGACCTGCGCCACGTGGTGCCGGCGATGCGTTTTGCGGTCGATGCCTATGTGAACTTCGCGCGCCGCGCGCCGTGGCAAGAGGCGGTGTGCTCGTCGCTCACCGAGCTCTTCGCGCCCGAAATCCACAAGCAGCGCCTGGCCACCTGGCCCGAGCACTACGCGTGGATCGAGCCGGGCGGCCTGAGCTACTTTCGCAACCGCGTGAGTCAGGCGCGGCGCGACGTGGAGCAGGGCCTGGCCATCACGCTCGGGCACTTCGACACCCGCGCGCTGCAGGAGCGCGCGCTGGAGGTGCTGCAGTTCAAGCTCGACATCCTCTGGGCCATGAACGACGCCATGGCAACGCGCTACGGCGTGACGGAGGCAACGGCATGA
- the pqqB gene encoding pyrroloquinoline quinone biosynthesis protein PqqB has protein sequence MRITVLGSAAGGGFPQWNCNCPNCAGVRAGTVRAKPRTQSSIFVQPDDSADGVLFNASPDILEQIRNSPVLQPARALRDTAIAGVVLIDGQVDHATGLFMLRERGTPLPLWCTDPVAEDLSQGNPVLRVLSHYCGVARHPIALDGNAFEVPGVPDLSFRALALTGKAAPYSPHREQQVAGDNIGVTMFDRKSGKSLFYAPGLGAITPPVFDAMASADAVMVDGTFWTDDEMVRLGVSGKRAREIGHLPQSGEGGMIEWLARLPAATRRMLIHINNTNPILDEDSDEHVLLRRARIEPCEDGMTIQL, from the coding sequence ATGCGCATCACCGTTCTGGGCTCGGCTGCCGGCGGCGGCTTTCCGCAATGGAACTGCAACTGCCCCAATTGCGCCGGTGTGCGCGCGGGCACGGTGCGCGCCAAGCCGCGCACGCAGTCTTCGATCTTCGTTCAGCCCGACGACAGCGCCGATGGCGTGCTGTTCAACGCATCGCCTGACATCCTCGAGCAGATTCGCAACAGCCCGGTGCTGCAGCCGGCACGTGCACTGCGCGACACCGCCATTGCCGGCGTGGTGCTGATCGACGGACAGGTCGACCATGCCACGGGACTTTTCATGCTGCGCGAGCGCGGCACGCCGCTGCCGCTGTGGTGCACCGACCCGGTCGCCGAAGACCTGAGTCAGGGTAATCCCGTGCTGCGCGTGCTCTCGCACTATTGCGGCGTGGCCCGCCACCCGATCGCGCTCGACGGCAATGCCTTCGAAGTGCCGGGCGTGCCCGACCTGAGTTTTCGCGCGCTCGCGCTCACCGGCAAGGCTGCGCCGTATTCCCCGCACCGCGAGCAGCAGGTGGCTGGCGACAACATCGGTGTGACCATGTTCGACCGCAAGAGCGGCAAGAGCCTGTTCTATGCGCCGGGCCTGGGCGCCATCACGCCGCCGGTGTTCGACGCCATGGCAAGCGCCGATGCCGTCATGGTCGATGGCACCTTCTGGACCGACGACGAGATGGTCCGCCTCGGTGTCAGCGGCAAACGCGCGCGCGAGATCGGTCACCTGCCACAGTCGGGCGAGGGGGGCATGATCGAATGGCTGGCGCGGCTGCCCGCGGCCACCCGCCGCATGCTGATTCACATCAACAACACCAACCCCATCCTCGACGAAGACTCCGATGAGCACGTGCTGCTGCGGCGCGCGCGCATCGAGCCGTGCGAGGACGGGATGACGATTCAACTCTGA
- the pqqA gene encoding pyrroloquinoline quinone precursor peptide PqqA, translating into MKWETPTATDLRFGFEITMYVSAR; encoded by the coding sequence ATGAAATGGGAAACCCCGACGGCAACTGATCTTCGCTTCGGCTTCGAGATCACGATGTACGTCAGCGCACGCTGA